CATAAAGGAACAATCTTCACTGCAGGGATGTGCTATCCTGGGCAAAATGTTCCTGGACGGTGCATTTAAAAAAGGATAATTTTACCCCGTTAGAAATTTTGCCATACACCTTTGTGTACAGGCATTTCTAACGGGGTTTACTTTTTTTATTGAATATGGTAAAATTAATATGGGAAAGAATAATTGGAAAAGGTGAAAATTATGTTTGGTCCCATTCTAAGAAAGATTTTTGGCAGTAAGGCTCAGAGAGACGTTAAGAGGCACGAGCCACTGGTGAAGCTGGTAATCTCTTTAGAACCTACAATAAGTAAGCTTTCTGATGAGGAATTGAGAGCCAAGACGGATGAGTTCAGGGGTCGAGTGAGCGAAAGGGCTAAGGAATATAGAGAAGAGTTGAAAAGGACAGAAGATATACTTAAGGAAGCCGTATCTCCAGAAGAAAGACTGAAAGCAAGAGAAGAATTGAAAAAGGTTAGAAATATGGTGCTGGAGGATGTTTTGCCTGAAGCCTTTGCTGTAGCCAGGGAAGTAGGCAAACGCACCCTGAATATGCGCCACTTTGATGTGCAGATTATGGGTGGAGTTGTTCTCCATGAGGGCAAAATTGCGGAAATGGCTACAGGTGAAGGAAAGACACTGGTGGCCACTCTGTCAATCTATTTAAACAGCCTGGGAGGATATAAGACTCATTTAGTTACGGTTAATGATTATTTAGCCAAAAGGGATGCTCAATGGATGGGACCAATTTATAACTCCCTGGGATTAACTGTGGGCTTAGTCCAGCACGATATGGCTCCATCTGAACGGCGAATGGCCTATAGTTGCGATGTCACTTATGTAACAAATAATGAACTCGGTTTCGACTATCTCAGGGATAATATGGCCCATTCTCTGGAAGAGTGCGTGTTGAGTAAGTTGGAGTACGCTATAGTTGATGAGGTGGATAGCATTTTAGTCGATGAGGCGAGAACTCCTCTAATTATTTCCGGACCTGCTGAGGAATCAACAAATAAATATTTTATCATCGACCGCCTTGTTCCTCAGCTGAAAGGAAAGTTTGTTACTGAACGAGAAGAGGTGGAGGCCAAATATAAGGGTTTGGATTTGGAGAAGGGTTACGACTACATGGTGGATGAAAAAGCGGGGACAGGTACCCTTACCGAACTGGGAGTAAAGAAGTGTGAGAGGATGTTGAGCATTGATAATCTTTACGATGATATACAGACCGAGTGGGTTCACCATATTAACCAGGCTTTGAGAGCGCATAATCTGTTCAAAAGAGATGTCCACTATATGGTAAAAGATGGTCAGGTAGTTATTGTGGATGAGTTCACCGGAAGGTTGATGCCTGGCAGAAGGTGGAGCGACGGGTTACACCAGGCAATTGAGGCTAAAGAGAACGTAAGGATAGCTGAAGAGAATCAAACCTTAGCTACAATCACCTTCCAGAACTTTTTCAAATTATATGACAAACTGGCTGGTATGACCGGAACAGCAGTTACAGAAGCAGAAGAATTCTGGAAGATTTACGGATTGGATGTAGTAGTTATTCCCCCCAACAAGCCTTTAGTAAGAACTAACTACCCTGACGTAATCTATAAAACAGAAAAGGAGAAATTTGCAGCTGTCGTTGGAGAAATTGAAGAACTCCACAAGGTCGGTCGTCCTGTATTGGTAGGAACGAGGTCGATCGAGAATAGCGAGAAGTTAAGTGAGATGCTCAAAAGAAGGGGTATTGCCCACAATGTGTTGAATGCTAAGTATCATGAACGAGAAGCGCAGATTATCACCCAGGCGGGAAGGAAAAGTGCAGTGACCATTGCCACCAATATGGCTGGCAGAGGAACAGATATTGTACTGGGCGGGAATCCCCCAGACCCTTCTGAACACAATGAAGTAGTTGAGTTAAGGGGTCTCCATATATTAGGAACTGAGAGGCACGAAGCACGCAGAATCGATAATCAACTGCGTGGTCGTGCTGGACGGCAAGGTGACCCCGGCTCTTCCCGATTCTATTTGGCTTTGGAAGACGAATTAATGAGACTTTTCGGCTCGGCTCGCATAGCTCAAGTAATGGATAGATTGGGATTGGAAGAGGGACAGGATATCCAGCACCCATTGATTACCCGGGCTATAGAGAGTGCTCAGAAAAAAGTAGAAGCGATGAACTTCGATATTAGAAAGCAGCTTCTGGAATATGACAATGTGATGAGTAAGAAGAGAGAAGTAGTCTACAAATGGAGGAGAGAAGTTTTAGAAGGAGCCAATCTTAAAGATGATACATTGTCTAGGTTAGAGGACCTTATCGATGATAAGCTTTTCCTCTATGCCCCTCCCAAGGTCTATCCTGAACAGTGGAATTGGGAAGCAATTTCTCAGTGGCTGAAGCGCTCCTTTAATATCTCTTTTTCAGTTTCCTCAGAAGATTTGAAACGGATGAAGCAGGAAACCTTGGGTCAGCTAATAGCTGAGCGAATTAAACAGGCATATGATGAGCGGGAAAGAGAAATGGGAGAAGAGATGATGCGCTTTATTGAAAGTATGGTTACTCTTCAGGTTGTGGACACACGTTGGAAAGAACATCTTTACGATATGGATAAATTACGAGAAGGAATAGGACTGCGTGCTTACGGACAGAAAGATCCACTTATTGAATATAAACGTGAGTCTGGGGAGGCCTTCGACGCTATGCAAGAGCGTATGAGAGAGGAGATTGCCGATTACGTCTTTAGAGTAAAAGTAGTGGCTGAACAGGCAAAGGCAAGAGTTGCCCCGGGAAGGGAAGTGGCTCAAAAGCCTCCCGCAGGTGTGGGAAAATATAGGGAGATGCCTGCTCGTGAAGCCGCGTCTTCTGCTTCCTCTATGCCCACGCCTTTTCCCAAACGTAGAAAGATTGGACGGAACGACCCCTGCCCTTGTGGTAGTGGGAAGAAATATAAAAAATGTTGCGGAAGATAACACAAAAAAGTGACAGACACTTTTTTGCAAATATTGTAGCTGCAGAGCGGAGCTCTGCATTGTAGGGGCGGCACTCCGTGGCCGCCCAAAGGAAGGGACGGCACAGAGTCCGTCCCCTACGAAAAGCAAAGCTTTCGCTTTGCTGCTACAGAGAATCGCGAAGTTCTGCTTCGCTACTCCAAAGACATTAAGAAAGATTAACGGAATGAATATGCGGTGGAGAAATTTAAGATTAGCTATTCTTTCGGGTATTTTGCTTGTTCTCATATTTCCAAAGTTCAATCTATCATTTTTGGCCTGGGTAGCCTTAGTTCCCCTTTTCCTGGCTCTGGAGGGTAGGAATTTAAGAGAGTCTTTTAATTTGGGATTTCTCGCTGGCTTGGTTTCTTTTATGGGGATTCTCTACTGGATTTTTCCCACTGTAGTTAGTAGCGGAGAATCGAAGTTATTGGGGTTGGTTTCGCTTCTAGCTCTCTCTTCTTACCTGGCAATATATTATGGTCTTTTCTGTCTAATCTTCAGGTATTTATCCCTGAAAATTACGCATTTCATATTGAGCTTACTCTTCGCTCCTGCCCTCTGGGTTTCACTGGAACTTTTGCGAGCATACTTTCTTTCCGGATTTCCCTGGGCTCTTTTAGGCTATTCTCAATGGAACTTCACTCCGATGATACAGATATCGGAATTTACCGGGGTCTACGGAGTTTCTTTCCTGATTGTGATGGTGAACATGGTTTTGACGCAAGCAGGACGCTCATTTGGGTTCTACAGAAGAGAGGGAGTGGTATCTAAGGCAAGAGTTAAAAGAACTGCATTGCTTTTGGCTCTAAGTGTGTTAGTGTTTTTGTCCTGTTTAGCCTATGGTTTGATTACTATATCGAGAGAATCTTTTACAGAGAGTGGGAATTTCCCGGAGGAAAAATTGATGACCAAAATCGCTTTACTTCAGGGGAATATAAATCAATATATGAAATGGGACAAAAAGTATGAACGAATGATTAAGGATACCTATGGTGAGTTAGTAAAGACGGCAGCAAAAGAGAATCCTCAATTAATTATCTGGCCAGAGACAGCATTGCCGGGATATCTTAAACGGGAAAGACAACTTCAGGAATGGGTAGAGA
The nucleotide sequence above comes from bacterium. Encoded proteins:
- the secA gene encoding preprotein translocase subunit SecA, which produces MFGPILRKIFGSKAQRDVKRHEPLVKLVISLEPTISKLSDEELRAKTDEFRGRVSERAKEYREELKRTEDILKEAVSPEERLKAREELKKVRNMVLEDVLPEAFAVAREVGKRTLNMRHFDVQIMGGVVLHEGKIAEMATGEGKTLVATLSIYLNSLGGYKTHLVTVNDYLAKRDAQWMGPIYNSLGLTVGLVQHDMAPSERRMAYSCDVTYVTNNELGFDYLRDNMAHSLEECVLSKLEYAIVDEVDSILVDEARTPLIISGPAEESTNKYFIIDRLVPQLKGKFVTEREEVEAKYKGLDLEKGYDYMVDEKAGTGTLTELGVKKCERMLSIDNLYDDIQTEWVHHINQALRAHNLFKRDVHYMVKDGQVVIVDEFTGRLMPGRRWSDGLHQAIEAKENVRIAEENQTLATITFQNFFKLYDKLAGMTGTAVTEAEEFWKIYGLDVVVIPPNKPLVRTNYPDVIYKTEKEKFAAVVGEIEELHKVGRPVLVGTRSIENSEKLSEMLKRRGIAHNVLNAKYHEREAQIITQAGRKSAVTIATNMAGRGTDIVLGGNPPDPSEHNEVVELRGLHILGTERHEARRIDNQLRGRAGRQGDPGSSRFYLALEDELMRLFGSARIAQVMDRLGLEEGQDIQHPLITRAIESAQKKVEAMNFDIRKQLLEYDNVMSKKREVVYKWRREVLEGANLKDDTLSRLEDLIDDKLFLYAPPKVYPEQWNWEAISQWLKRSFNISFSVSSEDLKRMKQETLGQLIAERIKQAYDEREREMGEEMMRFIESMVTLQVVDTRWKEHLYDMDKLREGIGLRAYGQKDPLIEYKRESGEAFDAMQERMREEIADYVFRVKVVAEQAKARVAPGREVAQKPPAGVGKYREMPAREAASSASSMPTPFPKRRKIGRNDPCPCGSGKKYKKCCGR
- the lnt gene encoding apolipoprotein N-acyltransferase, which translates into the protein MNMRWRNLRLAILSGILLVLIFPKFNLSFLAWVALVPLFLALEGRNLRESFNLGFLAGLVSFMGILYWIFPTVVSSGESKLLGLVSLLALSSYLAIYYGLFCLIFRYLSLKITHFILSLLFAPALWVSLELLRAYFLSGFPWALLGYSQWNFTPMIQISEFTGVYGVSFLIVMVNMVLTQAGRSFGFYRREGVVSKARVKRTALLLALSVLVFLSCLAYGLITISRESFTESGNFPEEKLMTKIALLQGNINQYMKWDKKYERMIKDTYGELVKTAAKENPQLIIWPETALPGYLKRERQLQEWVEKVVGQTNAYHIIGSPEYREGAYYNAAFLISPQGEILGEYDKIHLVPFGEIIPFRSILSPLIGVLNEMGDFSPGRERKLLRSPLGSFAVLICWEGIFPHLVRKFVKDGADYLANITNDAWFLNTAAPFQHFIMSIFRAVENRVSIIRVANTGVSGFIDKYGRITMKTEIFKKDYLNSSVSRRNQQTFYTNYGDIFAYLCVVLSISFIAWRRFKC